In Deltaproteobacteria bacterium, the genomic window TTGATTATAAATGTATGTGAGGCAGATTATATCAGGAGGTGGGCGCAAGGGCCAATCATTTGTCCATAGGAGCTTATCCAGCTCGCAGGATGGGTGAAAGGTCGTGTAACCCATCACTTAATCGATATTTTTTGATGGGTTTCGTTGCATTGCACCCATTCTACACTTTCTGAAAGAAGCAACCCTTGCTATACACACAAACGCATGTTATCATGCACATAAACACCGAAAAGGAGGCACAAGCAATGTCAAGGACAAACATTGATCTTGCAGATGACCTTGTCGCAGAGGGTTTAAGCCTTACCAAGCTTAAAACGAAAAAAGAGCTTGTAAACTATGCCCTGGAAGAACTCATCAAAAGGGAAAGACGGAAAGGTATTCTGGAGATCGAAGGTAAGATCGAGTGGGAAGGAAACCTCGATGAAATGAGGAAAAGCAGGGTATGATTGTCATTGATACAAGCGTCTGGATTGATTTCTTAACAGGCGCTGAATCAGCGCATCGTCATGAACTGCACAGGCTTATAGAAACGGGACAGGACATAGGCCTTACCGAAGTCTCCCTTACCGAAGTCTCCCTTACCGAAATCCTTCAAGGAATCAAGTCGGATACTCTTTTTAATAAAACCAAAAATTACCTCATCGATTTTCCCATTCTTCGCCCTAAAAGCATTGAAACATACATAGAGAGCGCCATCATTTACAAGAAATGCAGACGCAAGGGAAAGACTGTCAGAAGTACCATTGACTGTTTAATATCAGCCATTACAAGTGAACATGACGCATCACTTTTCCACAAGGACAGGGATTTTCATCATATTGCCCAATACACCGCACTTCGGCTTTATGACATCTGAAAGGCATATGAAAGCTTTTAAATCGAACCTTAACTCTCTTTCCCCTTATTCAAAAGCGCTTCAGAAACCTGGATAGTCGTATCCTCCAGTAAACTGACAAGAAATATCAACCCTTCCCTGCTTTGCCTGCTAAAAGCCACCTCCCCCGAATTGCAGGCTTGAAATTCCCGCAAAAAGCTCAAAATAAAACTAACTCTCTGCAAAGCATCGATGGGATCATCCTCTTCATTAAAAAGTGGGTTTATCCTCTTCATTGTTACCCCTCCCTCAATAATATAATTGTCAGTATTTAGTTTGACCGTCATTGAAATTATCTTTCAGCCCTTCCCGCGCGCCCGAACGCAGTGACAAAGTACTCTTGGGGTGAAGCGGCCCCAAAAAAGTTTTTGCCCTTACTCTGCGCCTCTGCGCGAAACCATTCATTGCCCTTATTTCTGTCTTTTTCCCTAATTTCCGGTTTTTTCCGTGGTAAGAATAATCTTTTAGTCCTTCCCGCGGAGCGGCTAAAAAAGCTTTTGCTCTTCCTCTGTGTTCCCTGCGCGCTTTTATGCCTTGCGGTCGCTGTGACGAAAAGCCCTTTCTCTGCGTCTCTGTACCCGCAGGGCATAAACTATTCTGCGCGAAACCATTCCTTGCCCTTATTTTTACCTTTTTCCGTAATTTCCGGTTTTATCCGTGGTAAGAATAATCTTTTAGCCCTTCCCGCGTAGCGGCCAAAAAAAAAGTTTTTGCCCTTCCTCTGCGTCCCTGCGCCTCTGCGCGAAACCATTCCTTGACCTTTTCCCGTAATTTCCGGTTTTATCCGTGGTAAGAATAATCTTTTAGTCCTTCCCGCATAGCGGCCAAAAAAAAGTTTTTGCCCTTCCTCTGCGTCCCTGCGCCTCTGCGCGAAACCATTCCTTGACCTTTTCCGTAATTTCCGGCTTTATCCGTGGTAAGAATAATCTTTTAGTCCTTCCCGCGGAGCGGCTAAAAAAAGATTCTTTGTCGCTTTACTTCAAAATTGACAGCTTGCATCATCGCTTTTGATGTTATATGATTCGAAATTAGTTTGAATAAAAAAAGAGGCCCCGCCTCCACATACTCCGCGCCAACGGTATCAGTTTTATCGGGACCCCTTTTGCTTGGGCCGGGAAGAGAGGTTTTTCTATTTCCCTTCCTTCTTTGGCCTCAAGTTTTCAGATTCCTGGATTATCAGAAAAAAGTCCAGTATGGTGCAAATCGCTATTTGTACCTCGCGGCGGAGAGGGCTCTTGGGCATAGCGCTTATTTCATGATCGAGCGCCCGGATGGTGGGCAAATATTTTTTGACTATCATCGTTCCACCGCAATTGAATG contains:
- a CDS encoding type II toxin-antitoxin system VapB family antitoxin, whose amino-acid sequence is MSRTNIDLADDLVAEGLSLTKLKTKKELVNYALEELIKRERRKGILEIEGKIEWEGNLDEMRKSRV
- a CDS encoding PIN domain nuclease, which translates into the protein MIVIDTSVWIDFLTGAESAHRHELHRLIETGQDIGLTEVSLTEVSLTEILQGIKSDTLFNKTKNYLIDFPILRPKSIETYIESAIIYKKCRRKGKTVRSTIDCLISAITSEHDASLFHKDRDFHHIAQYTALRLYDI